TCTCTAGTTATAAGCAGTATCTTGATGGCTTTAATAATCTATTATTTTTTGCCGCTTGGCCTATGTTGGCTGCGTGTTTAACTTTGTATTTACTGCGTGATGCCGATACTAAATTGACAGTGAGTTAAGCTGGTTAACTAACTTACTTTTGACGCCGAAACGGTAAACTGAGCAAGTAGCCTAAGCCGCTATTTTGCTCTGGTTTTTGGTATTGCACTAAGCCGATATCTAATTCTTGATCTATTTTAGTGGCGGTTTTGCGATAGCTGCCAAATAGTTTATCCCACACCGTTAAATTAAAACTGTAGTTACTATTGGTTTCTTCTGGCCGTTGGCTGTGGTGAATGCGGTGCATTTTTTTGGTGACGATGATAGCAAATTTACTTGGGGTAATTAAGTTAGATATAGTGTTCTAATTACTTTTTTTGTGGCAATTTTCATGCTTTTTTCTAGTAAAATTTCGTTATACTGCACTCTTTAACGGTTACCATTCTGATCAGTAATCGCTTGTTATCTGGTACTACCTTCAATATGCTTTTATAAAAACAAGCTGCAAATAAAAGGAATAGAATGGGCTCTTTTTTCTTAAACTCAGCCACTGGATTAATACTTTGCGCTAGCTGTATTTTTTTCTCGCTACTAATGTACCAATCAAATCGTGATACACCAGGCACAGCATACTGGTCTGCAGGTACGGCATTATTTGCAAGCGGTTTATTATTTCTTAGTTGGCAGAGCTCAACTCCTGCTTGGGTTAGCATTGTTTTGGCTAATCTATTTTTGCTATTAGGTATGCTTTTTGAGCTCACGGGTACACTGCTGTTTTTTAATAAAAAACCTATTTGGTGGCCGTTACTCACAAGTATTCTCTTGATTAGTTTAGGGCTGCTGTATTTTACC
The sequence above is drawn from the Rheinheimera salexigens genome and encodes:
- a CDS encoding sterol desaturase family protein gives rise to the protein MHRIHHSQRPEETNSNYSFNLTVWDKLFGSYRKTATKIDQELDIGLVQYQKPEQNSGLGYLLSLPFRRQK